The Petrocella atlantisensis genome has a window encoding:
- a CDS encoding B12-binding domain-containing radical SAM protein, which produces MAGNEYLPPFGLGYLATKILENNWDVIILDVIQLGLNITQVIQRLYEIQPDVIGINIFSVNIPIVKIILESYLLKARLIVGGQCTKFIYDKIVKWNINNDLVVIIGEGDLIICDVIEDKVSEPPIYECDTRKVYQVDISSKYFSEDINNLTLNRGLLNENYVVNYYGLNERAIITSRGCIYNCAFCGAAKKLNQNSKIRLKNKINIIAEISDLLQENPTIQCIRILDDLFLRSSQSILGAIEIFNHFNVSWRAMAHIKTFQNTSEELFIQMKNSGCKELFIGIESGSDKIRHMINKSGTVDEIKNTTRKILKSGIDIKGYFIFGFPLESKSDMEMSLNVATSIYECSQNSDGNFRTSVFQFRPYHGTALFNEFVEPELELEYQENQILSTLVDRGHFNIQTKNYSQCDDKVLYEFICKTSKLGGHYD; this is translated from the coding sequence ATGGCAGGTAATGAGTATTTACCACCGTTTGGTCTTGGCTATTTGGCGACAAAAATTCTAGAAAATAATTGGGATGTAATAATTTTAGATGTAATTCAGTTAGGTTTAAATATAACTCAAGTCATTCAGAGGCTATATGAAATACAGCCAGACGTTATAGGTATTAATATTTTTTCTGTTAATATTCCCATTGTCAAAATTATATTGGAATCCTATCTTTTGAAGGCAAGGCTAATTGTAGGAGGTCAGTGCACAAAATTCATTTATGATAAAATCGTCAAATGGAATATTAATAATGACCTAGTCGTGATAATTGGGGAAGGCGATTTAATTATTTGTGATGTGATTGAAGACAAGGTTTCAGAGCCCCCCATATATGAATGTGATACTCGTAAAGTATACCAAGTTGATATCTCATCAAAATATTTTTCAGAGGACATAAATAATTTGACTTTAAATAGAGGCTTACTTAATGAAAATTATGTGGTAAACTACTATGGTTTGAATGAAAGAGCAATAATAACATCAAGAGGTTGCATTTACAACTGTGCTTTTTGCGGAGCGGCAAAAAAATTAAATCAAAACAGTAAAATAAGGCTAAAAAATAAGATAAATATTATTGCAGAGATTAGTGACCTACTTCAAGAAAACCCGACAATCCAATGCATTAGAATCTTGGATGACTTGTTTTTGAGAAGTTCACAATCTATACTAGGTGCTATTGAGATATTCAATCATTTTAATGTGTCTTGGAGAGCCATGGCACATATCAAGACGTTTCAAAACACATCAGAAGAATTGTTTATTCAAATGAAGAATAGTGGTTGTAAGGAATTATTTATTGGAATTGAATCAGGATCAGATAAAATCAGGCATATGATTAATAAATCAGGAACAGTAGATGAAATAAAGAATACCACAAGAAAAATATTGAAAAGTGGAATTGACATTAAAGGATATTTTATATTTGGCTTTCCTCTGGAATCCAAGAGTGATATGGAAATGAGTCTTAATGTTGCGACATCAATATACGAGTGTTCACAAAATTCAGATGGAAATTTCAGAACAAGTGTTTTTCAATTTAGGCCATACCATGGAACGGCATTATTTAATGAATTTGTTGAACCAGAATTAGAGTTGGAATATCAAGAAAATCAGATTTTATCAACATTGGTTGATAGAGGACATTTTAATATTCAGACTAAAAACTACAGTCAATGTGACGATAAAGTATTATATGAGTTTATTTGCAAAACGAGTAAGCTAGGAGGACATTATGATTAA